A stretch of Cicer arietinum cultivar CDC Frontier isolate Library 1 chromosome 5, Cicar.CDCFrontier_v2.0, whole genome shotgun sequence DNA encodes these proteins:
- the LOC140920602 gene encoding uncharacterized protein: MAHNTPWKATLMGKGGSNDNGLGEKSEVVNNAGIIGLGSGSGLGDVNGSGGWNGLSNNGFSNFFGHERTCNALKVEIQKLNGKNYVKWSQTARLILDGNGKYGFLTGEVQMPATTDPNYRFWKSENSVIIVWLLSNMESTIRKSFMFLPTAKEVWEAVKETYSDIQNSFQIFDLKSRLWHAKQGDRDVTTYYNELMTLWQELDLCYDDHWKCCEDSVLFLKRQENDRVFMFLVGLNKRLDEVRDRILENIPLPSL, from the coding sequence ATGGCACACAATACCCCATGGAAGGCAACTCTTATGGGTAAAGGCGGCAGCAACGACAATGGTTTGGGTGAAAAATCAGAAGTAGTCAACAACGCCGGCATAATTGGTTTAGGTAGTGGCAGCGGCCTTGGCGATGTCAACGGCAGTGGCGGCTGGAATGGTTTATCTAACAATggtttttccaatttttttggCCATGAGAGAACTTGTAATGCCCTCAAAGTTGAAATCCAGAaactcaatggaaaaaattatgtcaaatggTCCCAAACCGCAAGATTGATATTAGACGGTAATGGAAAATATGGTTTCCTCACAGGAGAGGTGCAAATGCCTGCCACAACTGATCCGAATTACAGGTTTTGGAAATCTGAGAACTCTGTTATTATTGTTTGGCTGCTTAGTAATATGGAATCAACGATTAgaaaatcttttatgtttttgccTACTGCGAAGGAAGTTTGGGAGGCTGTCAAAGAAACATATTCTGATATTCaaaattcttttcaaattttcgaTCTCAAATCACGATTGTGGCATGCCAAACAAGGAGATAGAGATGTTACTACCTATTATAATGAGTTGATGACACTGTGGCAAGAATTGGATCTCTGCTATGATGATCATTGGAAGTGTTGTGAGGACAGTGTTTTGTTTCTTAAGAGACAGGAGAACGACCGAGTATTCATGTTCTTGGTTGGGCTTAATAAGCGGCTTGATGAAGTCCGAGACAGAATATTGGAAAATATTCCATTGCCATCACTTTGA
- the LOC101506434 gene encoding U-box domain-containing protein 27-like, translating to MVRERVVDLCITVPTFFKCPISLDVMKSPVSLCTGVTYDRSSIQRWLDDGNNTCPATMQILHTKDFVPNRTLHSLIQIWTDSVHHRVDPPVSPSVLSKDQILQAINELGSSGSNRFGSITKTVRFAQDSDQNRAFLAKLDGFVPLLVSFLDNVDGSVEFLEQIVTALGLVLDKIEDREELKNHVLKGKKRLCLDSMLVVLKRGSTDSKIATARVLKFISLDAESQLLIGENETLITELLNLATPEKDPKLIENCLACLVAISKPKRNKLKLVKIGVIKKLSKLLTESNTSVTVVEKALKLVETASSTSEGRKEMCEDAAFVAAILNKVLKVSNVATEHAVTTLWSVCYLFRDQKAQEAVTQANGLTKILLMMQSNCSPQVRQMCTDLLKIFRVNSKSCLSSYETKTTHIMPF from the coding sequence ATGGTTAGAGAAAGAGTTGTTGATCTATGCATCACTGTTCCCACCTTCTTCAAATGTCCAATCTCACTCGATGTTATGAAATCCCCTGTTAGCCTCTGCACCGGAGTCACCTACGACCGTTCCAGCATCCAACGCTGGTTAGACGATGGTAATAACACTTGTCCTGCTACCATGCAGATTCTCCACACTAAGGATTTTGTTCCTAACCGCACTCTACATAGTCTCATCCAGATCTGGACCGACTCGGTTCACCACCGGGTCGACCCGCCCGTTTCACCTTCTGTCCTTTCTAAGGACCAAATCCTACAAGCCATCAACGAATTAGGCTCCTCCGGTTCTAACCGGTTCGGTTCAATTACAAAAACGGTTCGTTTCGCTCAAGATTCCGATCAGAACCGAGCGTTTCTCGCGAAATTAGACGGTTTCGTTCCTTTACTGGTTAGTTTTCTCGACAATGTCGACGGGAGCGTTGAATTTCTCGAACAAATCGTAACGGCGTTAGGTTTGGTTCTTGATAAAATCGAAGATCGCGAGGAGTTAAAAAACCATGTGTTGAAGGGAAAGAAACGGTTATGCTTAGATTCGATGCTTGTCGTTTTAAAACGAGGAAGCACCGATTCAAAAATCGCAACCGCTAGGGTTCTGAAATTCATCTCTCTCGACGCCGAGTCACAGCTTCTAATAGGGGAGAACGAAACTTTGATAACCGAATTGCTGAATTTAGCGACGCCGGAAAAGGATCCGAAGCTAATTGAAAATTGCCTAGCGTGTTTGGTGGCAATTTCAAAGCCGAAACGTAATAAACTGAAGCTGGTGAAAATTGGAGTAATTAAGAAGTTGTCGAAGTTACTGACGGAGTCTAACACGAGCGTGACGGTAGTGGAGAAGGCGTTGAAGCTAGTTGAAACGGCGTCGTCGACGAGCGAAGGGAGGAAGGAGATGTGCGAAGACGCGGCGTTTGTGGCGGCGATACTGAACAAGGTTCTGAAAGTTTCCAACGTGGCGACGGAACACGCGGTGACGACGCTGTGGAGTGTGTGTTATCTGTTTAGGGATCAGAAAGCGCAAGAAGCGGTTACGCAAGCGAATGGATTAACGAAGATATTGTTGATGATGCAGAGTAATTGTTCCCCTCAGGTTCGTCAAATGTGTACGGATTTGCTCAAGATTTTTCGGGTTAACTCTAAATCATGCCTTTCTTCGTATGAAACCAAGACCACGCATATCATGCCATTTTGA